The Streptomyces sp. NBC_00236 DNA window GACCATGGCCGCGTACTCCGTGGCGCCACGCTCCGAGGTGTGGGTGTTGTCGCGCTTCTCGTCGGTGAGGTAGAGCGCCTTGGAGGCGTCGGGGCCGAGCTCCTCGACCCGCTGCCTGGTGAGGGCGGTCAGGTCGACGAGCGGGACGTCGTGCTCGGCGGCCAGCAGGCGGATCTGCGCGGGCAGGTCGACCCCGAGGCCGTTGACCAGGAGCGCGGTGCCGTTGTCCAGCGTGCCGTCGGCGTTGAACCAGCGCCGGACGACCGGGGTGACGAGCACGGGCCGGCCGCCTTCGGCGCGGATCGCCCCGATCATCGTGGTGAGGTTGGCGCGGTAGTCCGCCTCGGTCGTCTGCTTGTCGTTGTGGGCGAGCTGGATGAGCACGGTGTCGCCCCGGCGGATCAGCGGGCGGACCGTCGGGAAGAGCTGCGGCTGGTCGAGATACGTCTGAGAACTCTCACCGGAGTCCGCGTAGTTGGCGACGGACATGCCGGCCCGGAGATACTGCGGAAGCTCCTGCCCCCAGCCCGTGTAGGGGCTGCCGAGCTGATCACAGACGGTCGAGTCGCCGATCAGGAACAGCTGCGGGGTGCGCGGCGCCGGAGCCACGTGCAGGCCCGCGAGGAGCGGGGCGGGGCCGTCGAAGGCGAGGTCGAGGCCGGGGCTGCCGCTCGCCCCGGTGGGTTCGCCCTCGGGCTCGCGCACATTGACCGTGAAGGACCGGACCACCTGACGCCCGGCGGCGGTCGGCGTCTCACCGAGTACGGTGCGCCGCGTCTCGGCGGTGACCTTCGTGCGGCCCTCGGTGGCGCCACCGATGCGCACGGTGACGAGGTAGGTGCCGGGGGCCACGTCGAAGTGACAGATCACGGGGGCGGATCCGGTGCAGCCGGACGGGGCGGGCGCCGCCGACTCGGCTGCGGCGGGTGTGGCGAGGGCGGCCACGGCGGTCATGGCCGCCAGCAGGGCGGGGGCGGTTCTGCGGGCAAGGGGCACGGCGGGACTCCTTCGACGACGCGGGTGCGGGCGCGATAGCGGCAGCCATGCCGTACCGCAAGCGCTTTCTACCCCCGCGCGCCAGGCTTTGAATCCTTTCAGAACAGGGAAGTTGCCCGCGTTCTCCCACCACTGCCCCCAGCCGTGGGACCCCGTCGCTGTGGAAGGATGCCCGGCATCATGAGAACCAGGGTCTTTCGTTTGGGTCAGGCCGGATCAGGGAGCGGGGTCCGGTGCGTGCAGCTGCAAGGCGGAGGAGGGAGCCGCTGCGGAGCATGGGCGACCGACGACACCGCCGCAGATGCGCGTTCCGGGGCCCGCGAGCCCGGCATGATCCGGCCGCAAGGCCCTGGCACCAAGGCGTCCGGCGGGCCGCGATGAGAGGGCGTGCGAAGCCTCCGCCGTCACCCCTGCCCCAACGCGACGGGGTGGATCCGGTCCGGGTGCGACTCCCGGAGGATCCGGACGGGCAGTGGCCGACGGTCCGTGATCATCTGCTGGCGCGGTTCGCCGACGCGATCGGCGCGGAGCAGGTCGACGCCATGCTGGCCGGGGACCGGTTCGCCTCCACCCGGGGCCCGGTGACGGGACACGAGCCGTACACGGCGGGCCGGTACCTCTGGTTCCACCGGGACTTCGCACCGGAGGAGCCCGTGCCCTTCCCGGTCGGTGTGGTGCACCGGGACGAACACCTGGTCATCGCGGACAAGCCGCACTTCCTGGCGACGACTCCGCGCGGCCGGCACATCACCGAGACCGCCGTGGCCCGGCTCCGCCGCGAACTGGCCCTGCCGCTGCTGCAGCCCGCCCACCGGCTGGACCGGCTGACCGCGGGGCTCGTCCTCTTCGTCGTACGGCCGGAGGAACGGGGCGCGTACCAGACGCTGTTCCGGGACCGCCTCGTGCGCAAGGAGTACGAGGCGGTGGCACCGTACGCACCGGGGCTGGTGCTCCCCCGTACCGTGCGCAGCCGCATCGTGAAGGAGCGCGGGGTGATCGCCGCCCGCGAGGAGCCCGGCGAGCCCAACAGCGAGAGCCGGATCGAGCTGCTGGAGCACCGGGCCGGACTCGGCCGCTACCGGCTGCTGCCCGCCACCGGCCGCACCCATCAGCTGCGGGTCCATATGAACGGCCTCGGGCTGCCGCTCGTCCACGACCCCGTCTACCCCGTGGTCGAGGCGGAGGGCGCCTCCGACGACTTCTCGCGCCCGCTGCAACTCCTGGCCAGGGTCCTGGAGTTCACCGACCCGGTCACGGGAGAGCCGCACCGCTTCGAGAGCGGGTTGCGGCTCTCCGCGTGGCCGGAGAGTCAGGGCGTGTTTCGGAAGTAGCGCCGTCCGCCCGGAGAGCGGGCTCGGCGGCGTCCGGTGCGTGCGATCGCACGGCGGAGGGTCGCCCCGATACTGGTTGTACCGGGACGATCCCGACAACGCGGCGAGCAAGGGGGCCTCCCCTGCTCGAGCGAAGCCGAGAGCTCGGGGAAGTGCCAGGCGTCGCCGAGCAGGCGGGACTTTCGAAACACGCCCTGGGGGCGTCAGTGGCCGCGGGCGATCCACTCGTCCAGGTGCGGGGCCTCCGCGCCGATGGTCGTGGAGTCCCCGTGTCCGGTACGGACGGCGGTCTCCGGGTCCAGGGCGAGCAGCCGGTCCCGGATCGAGGCGACGATCGTCGGGAAGTGCGAGAAGGAACGGCCGGTGGCACCGGGCCCGCCCTGGAAGAGCGTGTCGCCGGTGAAGACGGTGGACAGCTCGGGGGCGTACAGGCAGACGGCGCCCGGGGCATGACCCGGGGTGTGCAGGACGGTCAGGGTCGTACCCGCGACCTGGATCTCCTGGCCGTCGGCCAGTTCACCGTCCGGGGCCCGGTCCGGGTGGGTCTGCTTCCACAGCGGCAGGTCGTCGGGGTGGAGCAGGACCGGTGCGCCGGTGGCGTCGGCGAGTGCCGGGGCGGCGTCGATGTGGTCGTTGTGCGCGTGGGTGCAGATGATGGCGCGCAGCGTACGTCCGCCGAGCGCGGCCTCGATGGCGGCGGCGTCGTGCGCGGCGTCGATGACGACCGCCTCGGTGTCGTCGCCGACGATCCAGACGTTGTTGTCGACGTCCCACTCGCCGCCGTCGAGGGCGAAGGTGCCGGAGGTGACGAGGTGGTCGATGCGTGCGGCCATCAGAAGACCACCACCGAGCGCAGGACGTCGCCGTCGTGCATCCTGGCGAAGGCCTGCTCGATGTCGCCGATCCCGATGGTCTCGGTGACGAACGCGCCGAGGTCGATCCGGCCCTGCTGGTGCAGGTCGATGAGCATCGGGAAGTCGCGCGAGGGCAGGCAGTCGCCGTACCAGGACGACTTGAGCGAGCCGCCGCGGCCGAAGACGTCCAGGAGCGGGAGTTCGAGCTGCATCTCCGGGGTCGGGACGCCGACCAGGACGACGGTACCTGCGAGGTCGCGGGCGTAGAAGGCCTGCTTGTACGTCTCCGGGCGGCCGACCGCCTCGATGACGACGTCGGCTCCGTTGCCGTCGGTGAGCGCGCGGATGGCCTCGACCGGGTCGGAGGAGCGGGAGTTGACGGTGTGCGTGGCGCCCATCGTCTTCGCCGTCTCCAGCTTGCGGTCGTCGATGTCCACGGCGATGATCTTCGCCGCGCCGGCCAGCCGGGCGCCCGCGATCGCCGCGTCGCCGACACCGCCGCAGCCGATGACGGCGACCGAGTCGCCGCGGCCGACCTGGCCGGTGTTGATGGCGGCTCCGATGCCCGCCATCACACCGCAGCCGAGGAGTCCCGCGACCTCCGGGGCGACCGCGGGGTCGACCTTGGTGCACTGGCCGGAGGCGACGAGGGTCTTCTCCGCGAAAGCGCCGATGCCGAGCGCCGGGGAGAGCTCGGTGCCGTCCAGCAGGGTCATCTTCTGCTTCGCGTTGTGCGTGTCGAAGCAGTACCACGGGCGCCCGCGCAGACAGGCGCGGCACTGTCCGCAGACGGCACGCCAGTTGAGGACGACGAAGTCGCCCGGGGCGACGTCGGTGACGCCGTCGCCCACGGACTCCACGACGCCCGCCGCCTCGTGGCCGAGGAGGAAGGGGAACTCGTCGTTGATGCCGCCCTGCTTGTAGTGCAGATCGGTGTGGCAGACGCCGCACGCCTGGATCTTCACCACGGCCTCACCGGGGCCGGGGTCCGGAATCACGATCGTCTCGACCCGTACCGGCTCGTTCTTTCCCGGTGCGATGACCCCTTGTACGTGCTGCGGCATTCCCGTGGTCTCCCTTGTGCGGCTTTCCCTGAGATCGATTCACGACTTTTCCTGAGATCGATCACGAACAACCGTACGCGGTGCGGAAGCCCCCGATGGTGCGCCGCGTTGGCACACCACCGTAACTCCGCGGTCGTCCCGGCTCAGTCCCCGTACACCCGGCGGCCGCCCACGTACGTGGCCAGGACCCGCGTCCCGGCGATCTCCTCGGGCGGTGCGGCGTAGGGGTCGCGGTCCAGGACCACGAGGTCGGCGAGGGCGCCGGCCCGGATGCTGCCGGTGTCGTCCAGATGGTTCACGTAGGCCGAGCCCGCCGTGTACGCGGCCAGCGCGTCGGTCAGCGAGATGCGCTGCTCCGGGAGGAAGGCCCGGCTGTGGTCCCCGCCGGGTACGACGCGGTTGACGGCCGTGTGGATGCCGTGCAGCGGATCGGCGCTGCTGACGGGCCAGTCGGAGCCCGCGGCCACGGTGGCGCCGGAGCGCAGCAGTGCGGCGAACGGGTACTGGAGCGCGGCCCGTTCGCGGCCGAGGAAGGGGATGGTCAGCTCGTCCATCTGGGGTTCGTGGGCGGCCCAGAGCGGCTGGATGTTGGCGGTGGCGCCGAGTGCGCGGAAGCGGGGGATGTCGTCGGGGTGGACGATCTGGAGGTGGGCGAGGTGGGGGCGGGTGTCGGTGCGGCCGTTGGCGGCGCGGGCGGCCTCGACGGCGTCCAGGGCCTCGCGCACCGCGCGGTCGCCGAGTGCGTGGAAGTGGGTCTGGAAGCCGAGGGCGTCCAGCTCGGTGACGTACCGGCGCAGGTCGAGTGGGTCGACGAAGCTGGTGCCGCTGTTGGCGGTGGCGCAGCCGCAGGCGTCGAGGTACGGGGCGAGGAGGGCGGCGGTGCCGGTCTCGGCGACCCCGTCCTGCATGATCTTCACCGACCGCGCGCGGAAGTTCCGGCCGGTCAGCTCCTCGCGCCTGGCGACGAGTCCGGGGATCTGTTCGGTGCCGTGCTCGCGGTCCCACCACAGGGCTCCGGTGACGCGGGCGGTGAGCGAGCCGTCCCGGTCCGCGGTGAGGTAGGCGTCGGCCACGTCGTCCATCGAGCCGTAGGTGCCGACGATGGCGTCCTGCCAGGCGGTGATGCCGTACGCGTGGAGCAGGCGCTGGGCGCGCAGGAGGCCGGCGAGCCGGTCGGCGGGGGTGGAGCGGGGGGCGTGGCGGGCGACCAGGTCCATGGCGCCCTCCTGGAGGAGTCCGGTGGGTTCGCCGCGCGCGTCGCGTTCGATGCGGCCGTCGGCCGGGTCGGGGGTGTGGGCGGTGATGCCGGCGAGGGCGAGGGCCCTGCTGTTGACCCAGGCGCCGTGGTGGTCGCGGTTGAGCAGGCAGGCGGGGCGGTCGGGCACGGCGGTGTCGAGCTGCTGCCGGGTGGGGGCGCCGCCCTCGAAGGCGTCCATCGACCAGCCGCCGCCGGTGATCCAGTCGCGTGCGGGGTTCTCGTCGGCGTAGGCCCGTACCGCGGCGATGGTGGCGACGCGGTCGCCGGCGCCGGTGAGGTCGCACTGCGCGAGTTCCTGCCCGGCGGTGACCGGGTGGACGTGGGCGTCCTGGAAGCCGGGGAGCAGGAGGCGTCCGGCGAGGTCGACCGTCTCGGTGCGCGGGCCGATGAGTTCGCGTACCTCGTCGTGGCCGACCGCGGTGATCCGGCCGCCGGTGACGGCGACGGTGGTGGCGCGGGTGCGGGCGGCGTCGGTGGTGTGGACGGGGCCGCCGGTGAAGACGAGGTCGGCGGGGGTGCGGGGCATGATGCCTCTTCCTTCGGTGGGTGGTTCGGGTGGGGATCAGGCCGGGTCGGGCACGGGGTCCGCGAGGACGTCCGGGGCGACGGACCGTCCGGTGACGAAGTACGGGGACCGCCTGGCCCACTTGGCCCAGGCCGCGGCGACGAAGCCGGTCAGCAGGATGACGGCCGGGCACAGGAGCATGAACCAGCCGTTGTCCGGGCTGACCTCGAAGTGGTCGGCGGAGGTGGCGAAGGTCCAGCAGAGGTATCCGCCGAGCGCGAGCAGGACGAGGGCGCTGATGACGGGGAGCACCACCGCCCGCACCGCCAGGGACGGGCTCTCCCGGAACGAGCCGCGGAAGCGGGCCGCGGCAGCCAGCGCGGTGAGGGCGTAGTAGACCGAGACGACGACCCCGATCGCGTTCACGGACGCCAGGATGAGGTCTCCGACCTTCGGTATGACGAGGGAGAGCACGGCGATGGCGGCGGCGATGCAGCCGACCGCGACGGTCCCGGCGGCGGGTGTTCCGTACCGCGGGCTGACCTTGGTCCACAGGGGGCCGAGCGTGCGGTCGCGGCCCATGGCGAACATGCCGCGCACCGTCGGGATCACCCCGGACTGCAGGGAGGCGACGGCGGACAGGGTGAGGGCGATCAACGGGAGCGCGGCGAGCGGCTGGTCGGCCAGCTGGTTGCCGAAGTAGGTGAGCCCCTGGGCGCCGTGGGCGGTCAGCTCGTCGAGTGACAGGACGCGCTGGAAGGCGAATGAGCCGAGCAGGAACAGGCCCAGCATCGTGAAGAGCGTGATGAGCCCGGCCTTGGAGGCGTCCTGCGGATCCCGGATCTCCTCGGTGACGCTGAAGGTGGACTCGAATCCCCAGAAGCAGAAGACGGAGAGCAGGAGGCCCTGGGCGAGCTCCTCGAAGGAGGGGATGGTGAACGGGTTGAGCCAGTCGAGGCTGAAGGGCTGCGAGCCGGCGAACAGGCCGTATCCGCAGAAGCCGAGCAGGACGGCGTACTCGAAGACGAGAAGGTACTTCTGGAAGGTGGCGGCCGACCGGAGGCCGGTGACGGCGGTGAAGGTGACGGCGACGAGGACGACGATGCCGAGCGCGGTCGACTGGGCGGTGGAGTCCGGGGCGAGCCGGAGCCCGGACACCTCGTGCAGCCCGGCCTCGCCCGCGAGTTGCAGCAGGGCGGAACCGGTGACCGTCGTGGTGTAGGCCAGGAACACGATCGTGGAGACGATGCCGATCCAGCCGACGAGGAAGCCGAGCCAGGGGCTGAGCGAGCGGCCCACCCATACGTAGCCGCTGCCCATGTTCGGCTCGACCCGGTTGAGCCGGGAGTAGGCGCCCGCGATGCCCAGGATCGGCAGGAAGGCGAGCAGCATGATGATCGGCAGATGCAGCCCGACGGCGGTGGCGGTGACGCCCAGCCCGATGCCGATGCTGGTGGTGGCCGCGGTCGACGAGGCCGCGATGGCGAACCCGTCGACCACGCCGAGGCTCTTGCGCAGGGCTGCGGGTGGCTGTGCCGGTCCGGCTGTTTCCTCGCGGTAGGACGTCACGGTCGCTCCTTCACCGAGGGGCGCTGTTCGGCCCCGATGGCGGCACATCGAACTCCTCGGGGCTTCCGCACGTCAACGGTGTTGTCATAAGGTGCCCGTATGAACGCGAGCGAGCGGGTGGTGCCGGAGGACGCGCGGCGGCGCAGGCGCCCCACCAAGCAGGGCGTCATGCTGTCCGAGCAGCTGATCGTGGAGACCGCGCTGCGCCTGATCGGCGAGCACGGGGCGTCGGCGCTCACCGTGCGCCGGCTCGGCGCCGCGCTGGGATGCGATCCGAGCGCGCTCTACCGCTATTTCCGGGACACGGACGAGCTGTTGCTGGCGGTGGCCGACGAGCTGATCGGGCGGACGCTGCGCAGTTGGCGGCCGACCGGTGACTGGCGGGCCGATCTGCGGTCGTTGGGGCTGCGGATGCACGCGGACTATCTGTCCCACCCGCAGGCGGCGCTGCTGACGTGCGCACGGGTGACCGGCCGTACGCACGAGATCCGGTCGGTGGAGGCGATCCTCGGGGTGCTGCGGGGCGCGGGCTTCCCGGATGCGGAGGCGGTACGGATCTACCACGTCTTCGTCGACCAGACGCTGTCGTTCGCGGCGCTGGACGCGTCGACGCTGGCGCTGCCGGAAAGGGCCCGGGCGCAGGAGGTGCAGGCCTGGCCGGAGATCTACGCCCGGCAGCCGGCGGACACGCACCCGAACATCGCGGCGACCGCGCCGGTACTGGTCGCGGAGATGGGCCGCAGCGGATATCCGGCGGCGCTGGAGATGATGCTGGCCGCGGCCGCCGCCCGGTTGCAGCACGTCAGGCGGTAGGCGGCAGAGGGCAAGCGGTAGGCGGCACGTCAGTCGGGGCGGATCAGGGCGCGAGCACGTCCAGTTCGTGCAGGGCGCCCACCGCGATCTCCTTCGTCAGCCGCTCCGCCCCGTCGGCGTCCCCCTCGCGCACCGCCTCGGCGAGCCGGACGTGCAGGGTGACGGCCGCCGGATCGGGGTCCTCGAACATGACCTGGTGGTGGGTGCGTCCCGCGAGGACCTCGGCGACCACGTCACCGAGGCGCGCGAACATCTCGTTGCCGGAGGCGTTGAGGATGATCCGGTGGAACGCGATGTCGTGTTCCAGGTACCCCTCCAGCTGCTGACCGCGCGAGGTGGCGACCATGCCGAGGGCCCGTTCGGTGAGCTCGGCGCACTGGGCGGCGGTGGCGTGGCGGGCGGCGAGCGAGGCGGCGACGGGTTCGATCGCCGAGCGCAGGACGGTCAGCGAGCGCAGCTGGCGCGGGCGGTCGGCGCCGGCCAGTCGCCACCGGATGACCTGCGGATCGTAGACGTTCCACGCCTCGGTCGGCCGTACCGTCACGCCGACGCGGCGCCGGGACTCGACCAGGTGCATGGACTCCAGGACCCGGATCACCTCCCGTACGACCGTGCGGGACACATCGAAGCGCTGGGCCAGCTCGTCCGTACGCAGAACCTGGCCGGGCAGATGCTCACCCGCGGCGATCTCCAGCCCCAGGGCGTCCAGCACATGCGTATGCAGCCCCTGGGCAGGTGTGGTCATGGGCCAAGCCTACGGGGGCCTCTCCGGGAGACTCCGCCGGGAACAAAAAGTACGACGTTTATGTCACAGCATCTTGAATAAGTCGTACGTATAGGTTTCAGTAGCGCGACGGACCGATGTCGACGACGACATCGAAGAAGACAGCGAGGCACCGTAATGAGCACCCCCCACGTCATCGTGGTGATGGGCGTCGCAGGGACCGGCAAGACCACGATCGGCCCCCTGCTCGCCGCCGAACTGGGCGTTCCGTACGCCGAGGGCGACGATTTCCATCCCGCGGCGAACATCGCCAAGATGTCGGCCGGCACCCCGCTGGACGATGCGGACCGGTGGCCCTGGCTCGACGCGATCGGGCAGTGGGCGCACAGCCGGGCGGGGCTCGGCGGCGTGGTCAGCAGCTCGGCGCTGAAGCGTGCCTACCGCGACCGGCTGCGCAGCGAGGCCCCCGGTGCCGTCTTCCTTCATCTGAGCGGTGACCGGTCGCTCATCGAGGAGCGGATGGCGGGCCGCAAGGGCCACTTCATGCCGACCGCACTCCTCGACTCGCAGTTCGCCACCCTCCAGCCCCTTGAGGACGACGAGGCGGGCGTCGCCGTGGACGTGTCCGGCTCCCCCGAGGAAATCACCCAGCGAGCCGTCGCCGCGTTGCGCCGGCTCGAGAACTGAGGATCATCACCGTGACCAGTCTCAGCGTCGAGATGCTGGCAGCGGACGCCGTCGAACCGATCACTTCGGCCGGCAACGCGCAGTTGGGCATCGCCGTCCTGGCGGGCATCGCCGTCATCGTTCTGCTCATCACCAAGTTCAAGATGCACGCGTTCCTCGCGCTCACCATCGGCTCGCTGGCGCTCGGCTCGTTCGCCGGCGCCGCGCCGGCGAAGACGATAGCCAGCTTCACCGCGGGCCTCGGCTCCACCGTCGCGGGTGTCGGCGTCCTCATCGCGCTCGGCGCGATCCTGGGCAAGCTGCTCGCCGACTCCGGCGGAGCGGACCAGATCGTCGACACGATCCTCGCGAGGACGAGCAACCGGGCCATGCCGTGGGCGATGGTCCTGATCGCCTCGATCATCGGTCTGCCGCTGTTCTTCGAGGTCGGGATCGTGCTGATGATCCCGGTGGTGCTCCTCGTCGCCAAGCGCGGCAACTACTCCCTGATGCGGATCGGCATCCCGGCCCTGGCCGGCCTCTCCGTGATGCACGGGCTCATCCCCCCGCACCCCGGTCCGCTGGTGGCGATCGACGCCCTCGACGCCAACCTGGGCGTCACGCTGGCCCTCGGTGTCCTGGTCGCGATCCCGACGGTGATCATCGCCGGTCCGGTCTTCTCCCGGTACGCCGCCCGCTGGGTGGACATCAAGGCGCCGGAGAAGATGATCCCGCAGCGCCCCTCCGAGGACCTGGACCGCCGCCCCAGCTTCGGCGCCACCCTGGCGACGATTCTGCTGCCCGTCGTCCTGATGCTGGCCAAGGCCCTCGTCGACATCGTGGTGGACGACCCGGAGCAGGGTCTCCAGCGGGTCACCGATGTGATCGGCTCGCCGCTGATCGCCCTGCTCGCGGCGGTCATCGTGGGCATGTTCACGCTGGGCCGGGCGGCCGGGTTCACCAAGGCCCGGCTCTCCACCACCGTGGAGAAGTCCCTCGCCCCGATCGCCGGAGTGCTGCTCATCGTCGGCGCGGGCGGCGGCTTCAAGCAGACGCTGATCGACGCCGGTGTGGGTCAGATGATCCTGGAGTTCTCCGAGGACTGGTCGATCCCCGCGCTGCTGCTCGGCTGGCTGATCGCCGTGGGCATCAGGCTCGCGACCGGCTCGGCGACGGTGGCCACCATCTCGGCGGCCGGTCTGGTCGCCCCGCTGGCCGCCGACATGTCGACCTCGCACGCCGCCCTGCTGGTCCTCGCCGTCGGTGCGGGCTCGCTCTTCTTCAGCCATGTCAACGACGCGGGGTTCTGGCTGGTGAAGGAGTACTTCGGGATGGACGTCGGCCAGACGGTGAAGACCTGGTCGGTGATGGAGACCATCATCTCCGTGGTCTCGCTGGCCTTCATCCTGCTCCTGTCACTGATCCTCTAGTGCCGGGTCAGCCAGGGTTTGCCCGGTAAGGAGCGGCGTCAGGTGCGTGCTCCCGGCGTGCCGGCCGGAAGTCCTCGTACTGGACGTACTCGGGCTTTCGGCCGGTGCGGCGAGGGTGCGTGCACGGCGTCGCGACGGGCGAACCCTGGCTGACGCGGCACTACCGCTCCCCCGGCTCCCGCCACAGCGGGTGCTCGCGACGCGCCCATTGGCGCTCGACCGACCCGGTACGCATGCCACGGCGTGCCTCCGGGTCGGCGAGCGCCATCGCGATGTGTCCGGCCAGCACGATGCCGATCGCGAGCGCCAGCCAGTCGTGGACGAACGTCGCGGCGGTCCGCCACACCAGCGGGGCGAGACCGGTGAACCACATCAGCAGCCCGGTGCCCACCATGACCAGGACCGCTCCCGCGATCCAGGCGGCGTACAGCTTCTGCCCGGCGTTGAACTTCCCGGCCGGGCGGGACTCCGGCCGGTGGTCACGCCGGCGCACCGCCCGCAGCCACTGCCGGTCGTGCGGCCCGAAGCGGTTGAGCCGGCCCAGATCGGCCCGCAGCGACCGCGCGAACAGCCCCGCCAGCAGCGGTACGGGGATGATCAGCCCGGACCACTCGTGCAGGGTGACCACGAGATGGCGGCGCCCGACGAGTTCGGCGAGCTGCGGTACGTACAGACAGGCAGCCGTCGCCACGCACAGGAGCGTCAGCGCGGCCGTGGTGCGGTGCACCCAGCGCACCGGGCCGCTGAAACGTCGTACCCGGCCGCCCGTTTCAGGTGGTGGGGGCATCGTCGCGGCCGTTGGACCGGCCGACCCAGGCGTCGACGTCATATCCGAGCTTCTCCCAGTATCCGGGGCGTACGGAGTCCGTGACGGTGATCCCGGAGAGCCATTTCGCCGACTTGTAGAAGTACATCGGGGCCACATAGAGCCGGACCGGGCCGCCGTGCGAGTGGGACACCGGCCGGTCCTGCATCCGCAGCGCGACCAGCACATCGGCCCGGCGGGCCTGATCGAGCGTGAGGCTCTCGCTGTACGTGCCGTCGAAGCAGGTGAACCGGACGGCCTTCGCGCCGGGCCGGACGCCCGCCGCGTCCAGCAGCGCGGACAGCCGTACGCCTTCGAAGGGGGTCTCGGGCACCCGCCAGCCGGTGACGCACTGGACGTCGCGGACCATGCGGGTCTGCTTCATCCGTTCCAGGGCGTCCAGGGTGTACGTGGCCGGGCGGTCGACCAGGCCGTCGACGGTCAGCCGGTAGTCGGTGGCGCTCTTCTTCGGTACGGACGTGGCGACGGAGTAGTAGCGGAAGCCGCCGCCGTTGGGCAGCAGCCCGGTCAGTCCGGTGGGGTCCTTGTCGGAGAGCGCGCCCAGGCCGGACTCCAGCGTCCGTTGCAGTACGGGGGCGGCGACGAGCCCTGCCGCGCCGAGGCCGAGCATCGTCAGGACGAGCCGGCGGCCCACGGGGGTGCCGGTGGAGTCCGGATCGGGGCCCTGCGCCGCCGGATCCGGCTCCGCGCCGGAAGAGGAACTGTTCACCCGTCGATTCGAGCACTCCGGGCCACCGGGCGCCAGGGG harbors:
- a CDS encoding gluconokinase, which produces MSTPHVIVVMGVAGTGKTTIGPLLAAELGVPYAEGDDFHPAANIAKMSAGTPLDDADRWPWLDAIGQWAHSRAGLGGVVSSSALKRAYRDRLRSEAPGAVFLHLSGDRSLIEERMAGRKGHFMPTALLDSQFATLQPLEDDEAGVAVDVSGSPEEITQRAVAALRRLEN
- a CDS encoding GntP family permease, which gives rise to MTSLSVEMLAADAVEPITSAGNAQLGIAVLAGIAVIVLLITKFKMHAFLALTIGSLALGSFAGAAPAKTIASFTAGLGSTVAGVGVLIALGAILGKLLADSGGADQIVDTILARTSNRAMPWAMVLIASIIGLPLFFEVGIVLMIPVVLLVAKRGNYSLMRIGIPALAGLSVMHGLIPPHPGPLVAIDALDANLGVTLALGVLVAIPTVIIAGPVFSRYAARWVDIKAPEKMIPQRPSEDLDRRPSFGATLATILLPVVLMLAKALVDIVVDDPEQGLQRVTDVIGSPLIALLAAVIVGMFTLGRAAGFTKARLSTTVEKSLAPIAGVLLIVGAGGGFKQTLIDAGVGQMILEFSEDWSIPALLLGWLIAVGIRLATGSATVATISAAGLVAPLAADMSTSHAALLVLAVGAGSLFFSHVNDAGFWLVKEYFGMDVGQTVKTWSVMETIISVVSLAFILLLSLIL
- a CDS encoding cytochrome b/b6 domain-containing protein codes for the protein MPPPPETGGRVRRFSGPVRWVHRTTAALTLLCVATAACLYVPQLAELVGRRHLVVTLHEWSGLIIPVPLLAGLFARSLRADLGRLNRFGPHDRQWLRAVRRRDHRPESRPAGKFNAGQKLYAAWIAGAVLVMVGTGLLMWFTGLAPLVWRTAATFVHDWLALAIGIVLAGHIAMALADPEARRGMRTGSVERQWARREHPLWREPGER
- a CDS encoding molybdopterin-dependent oxidoreductase — encoded protein: MLGLGAAGLVAAPVLQRTLESGLGALSDKDPTGLTGLLPNGGGFRYYSVATSVPKKSATDYRLTVDGLVDRPATYTLDALERMKQTRMVRDVQCVTGWRVPETPFEGVRLSALLDAAGVRPGAKAVRFTCFDGTYSESLTLDQARRADVLVALRMQDRPVSHSHGGPVRLYVAPMYFYKSAKWLSGITVTDSVRPGYWEKLGYDVDAWVGRSNGRDDAPTT